CTCAAGCATCCGTTGATCGTGCCTCTCCGACTATGAGCGGCTAATTCTTGGAGGTTTCACGCCGGTGTAGATGTTGTAAGATTTCTAGGGTTTATACATTTGTATTTTAATTtggttttgtgacaaattgtttagtatttgaaacttatgataattgtcgtgcatttgaattgaatttgtgaattgtcgaacgatgataaagttatgactttgcgaaatgaatttgtgcacttatgccttatcgtaggttaggatttacatgtccgaggcaacgaagtgcattacggtccgttgtctacgacgttgataacaattggcacctaagcttcgtgatagtaatccgttaatcactatatgcaattgaatcaaattaaaacatgtaggaaccctaggtcttgcaattaTCAAACGGGCGTGATCCGTATTCTCGTTTCTTGTTTCAACTTTCTAGTTAGTATTTTAGTTGCAATTTTAGTTAATCAAAAGAGTTTTAGATAATACCCATTGTCGGTTCACTCCGATTTATTTTCAAATCAATTGAACAAATAAAATTAGCAAACTTTATAAGCACGCTGtacattgtttgtaaatagtctaactaatcgaacgggtcgtgcgatactgaccacctgctcttcgtggatacgatacccgacttaccctagctacctaggtttaattggattttgactgatcgggacgacacagTCACGTCACCCTTTGAACGTAAAATGCACCACATGAAGTGCATATTTGAGATTGTTGTAAATCATTCGTATCAAGGGACATGTATTGTAATCCGTAGCTAGATTAACtgtagggctgttcacgagcctaGACTCGACTCATTATTATCTATTAgctattatattaaaaaaataaaaataatagacCTATTTCAGCTCGCGAGTTGATAAGTGAAgatcgggctcgtttactaaataaccTTTATTTTAGGTTCAGACTCAGTTCATAAACAAGTTAAATAAGCTCATTTCAACTCATTTACTAAACAATTTAAAGTGATAAAAgttattaaatatttataaaactaagagttaaatgcttggttggtccctgtggttttcaaaaattgcagacttggtcccaatggtttactaattacacgcgtgatcccaaaacttgtcaaaaatgcactcggttggtccccagccctaacatcagttaaatttctcagttaagtccatgttaaatgaccaaaatacccttgcttATTAACTCTCTTTATAATTTTTGTTTAGTTTTACTTTTCACTTGGTTAAATCTCAACAATCCCTATCTAATCAAGCAATCAAAGTGAACATATACATTGTTTATCACacaaaatcatcaaaaaacaaacaccaatcAATTAAACTTGTAAAAAAAGAactgaaacaaacaaacaaacaaaagaaagagtaaattacaagttttgtcctttatgtttgtcccaaatttcaggcgctgtcctttacctttaaaattaacgagttttgtccttaatgtttcaaaatcttgcacgttatgtcctttaaggcaaactcagttaattttttttgttagatctgatcatgtgccttgcacatgagggcattgttGTCATTTCATGTCATCAGGGACCATTGTGTGTAAAAGAACTTGTCTTCAGGGACCATTGTGTAATAATAAAAAGATGTTtactataaaaaataaaaaatatatataaaaacaaaaccATCCCTCCCATCCACAGTTCCACACCATCACTCTCTCTTCTCTCCCCTCTCTCTCACCTGCCGGCACctcccacaccaccaccatcccgGCGATCTGCTCGTCCGTCTTCTCCGGCAACATCACCGTCTCCTCCGTCTTCTCCGGCAACATCACCGTCTCCTCCGTCTTCTCCGGCGACATCACCGTCTCATCCGTCTTCTCCGACGATCTGCTCCTCCGTCTTCTCCGACGACATCAACGGTAAATCGCTCTAATCTGGTTTGGATTGTTACAGGTTGGGGTTAGGGTTCTAGTCTGGTTTGGGTTGTTACAGGTGGGGGTGGTGGGTTTAATGGTGTTTGTTGTTGGTTTGGGTTGTTACAGGTtggggttagggttagggttctagtgagggtggtgatggtggagacGGTGGTGGGTGAAGGAGAGAGAGAAtcgatggtggtgggtgggttGTGTGGGTGGGGTTGCACTATTGAGACTATTGAGTAATCATGTAGGATGGAACTAGATCTCATGTCTCTGATGACGAGAAATCAGATGCAAGTTAACTTCAATACTTGTTGCTGGAGCACTTGGTGGAAGGTTTGACCACGAAATGGGAAACGTGAACACATTGTACCGGAGGTGGGTGAAGGAAAAAGACAAAGAATCGATGGTGGCGGTGGGTTAatcgatggtggtggtgggtctgCAGATAAcgggagagaagagagagagtggGAATTTAGGGGTTTTGTGGGTGTTTGGTGGAAGGTGGTGATGATGTCGGTGAAGGGTGGAGGGTGGGGGTGATGGTGGCCATAGTGACGGTGGCGATGGAGGGTGGTGGTGACGGTGACGGTGACGGTGGATGGTGGTGGAGATGGCGGTGACGGGTTGTGGTAATTGTTAAAGATTATGgtatatatatacacttataataataataataataataataataataataataataataataataataataataataataataataataatatttttaaaatcattttgttttattttttaataatactAAGTAAAcagggtaaaaagactaaaatacccctgggtgaccagatttaaccaaaaaatctatctgggtttggcctaaaggacataacgtgtaggatttggaaacattaaggacaaaactcatcaattttaaaggtaaaggacaacgcctgaaatttgggacaaacataaaggacaaaacttgtaatttactccaaAAGAAATAAACCATCGTTCATAAGAAGCATGCAGAGAGGAAGCTCCCGTTTAAACGCATCGATCTTCTTAACCTCCGATTCTAATCTGCTAACAAGATCCTCTGCTTTCAATATCTTCTCAGATTCACTCTCAATTCGACCCATATCCCCTAAAAATTGAGTAATCGATTTGGGTATGAAACCAAAATCCAAATTCAGTTCAGGTGGTGAAACCAAAATCGATTTGGGTATGAAACCAAAATCCAAACTTAGAAGGGAGTGATGATAtgtgtgaaaaagaggaaatttGTAAGGAAAAAGATGCAAAAAGAATCTGGATTTTATTATTagattaataataataagagaGGTTGAAGAAATGAAAAGTCTAGATTCTGTATTTCTTTCTTTCACTCGGCTCGTCGCGTATTTTTATCTTTTAAGGAACTTGTGTAAGTGGTCCTTTTGGTTTTAACAATTTGCAAACTTTGGTCCTTTACTATTACTTTTGACTTGGTTAATaagcaagggtattttggtcatttaacatggacttaactgagaaatttaactgatgttagggctgggaccaaccgagtgcatttttgacaagttttagGACCACacatgtaattagtaaaccactgggaccaagtctgcaatttttgaaaaccacagggaccaaccaagcatttaactctaaaacaTAAATTAACTCGTTATCCCTGGTCAAGTCCATGTTTACCAATCAAATCCCTGAAAGTTGAAACCGTGTGAAGAAATTGACCCCACACGTGTGAATGCTAACATAGAACAAGTAGGGTTTATACACTCTCGTCCCCTTCACCTCCCCCCTCACAAACCCTAAATCAATCAACCAATCAATCGATCCATATACACATATCACACCAGTCTGCCGTATTTCAATCACCCATCACAACTAATTTCAATCCACCATGTCCGAAACCATGACCATACTTAACAGTAATAATATTATCCTCACACAAAACCCAATTAGTTTCAATCAAGAAACCCCAGGTGATGATGAATCTACGGAACCGTCGGCTCCGGTGGATGTTTTTCCGTTTCGAAGGATTGAGTTTCATTTAGCCAGGAAGCCGTTCACCGGGTTTAGTAACGGTGGCGGCGATGGAAGTTTTCGGCTCGAAACGCTTAACCCGGCTGCGGCGAGTAGTTGTGTGACGAATGTTGATGAGCAGAGAGTCGGGTCGGGTCGGAAAAGAGATGCGGTGGAGATGGAAAATGGGTTGGATCCGGAACTTGGTTTTGGGATTAGTTTCAGTTTCAGGAGGATTGTAAGTTTCTTGGTTTttactttttgaaaaaaaaaatactttttttttaatattattgatTGGTTTAGTTGTTTATAACCAAGGTTTATTAGTTGCTACACTACCATTAGACTTTTGGTTAGGACAAATAAGTTGCAGAAAGCGCAAAAGCGGCAGGATTTTCGTACCCGAGGTGCAAGGCGATCGTGTAAAGAAGTTTTATATATCCcatcatagttgtcaatagcgagtGTAGCGATTTACACCCGCTATAGTGCGCTATGTAGCGTATAGGTCGAGGCTCACTATTAGGGCTGTAGTGATAGATAGCGATAATAGCgacattttatttaattttttgtttttttaatataaatagcaattaaatttagctataaaatagctggattttagtttttttttgtaaagtagcatatataccagggtattttgatataatatacatataaatagttaaaagaaattatcgtgtatcgctatttataaaatagccgatcgctattcgctatctagcatataggtaccttagcGCTATTTGTCGCCATTCGCCATTAACAAGTATGTATCCCATAGTTTTTTAGCACCCTATATTCAAAGTGTAGCTATAACTAAGGTTTTAATATGAATTTACTTGCATGTACAAGCCAAAAAATCTTTTGTATAACATTTTAGTGCATAAAAACACACTTGGTACACAAGGCTCGCATCCCAGGCTTGAAAAATTCCCCCAAAAATGCGCTTCCTGGTTTAGGCGCTCCTCACCGTACACGCGGCTTGCCTCAGTGCGCCTaaggcgcgctttttaaaaccaaggcaATGCTTAATGTCTAATCACACATGTCGCCCTAAAGAAATTGTGACCCGTTACAGCGTTACTACACACACCACCCTTTTCGTTTGCCATCTCTAGAAGGGGATCATGTTTCTTGTGTATTGTTTACTTCATTGGGCTTTTCAGTTACGTGTTTATCATGTTTACTTCATTTCAAAACTTCAAGGGTTGGTCCAATTATAGTTCCATTCTTGAACTGGGTCAGTTCCGATTTATATTGTTACCCGGACTACCGGCTTGAAACTTTGAGCTATGAAAAGGGAAAAAAGATCATCATAGTAACCTTGGGGTACCGATTACTGAGTTTAGTAATGGCAAATTGGCAAATCTTGTGTATGATGGGGCTTTTTATAGATATGGCCATTTTGTATCATTTAAtcaaaagagtaaattacaaaaattgtcctttatgtatgtcacttattgcaaactgtgtcctctatcttcaataattacagaaaacgtactcgatatttgcgaacccttgcaagttatgtcctttagccatTACTGAGTTTAGTAATGGCAAATTGGCAAATCTTGTGTATGATGGGGCTTTTTATAGATATGGCCATTTTGTATCATTTAAAtcaaaagagtaaattacaaaaatcgtcctttatgtatgtcacttattgcaaattatgtcctttatcttcaataattacagaaaacgtactcgatgtttgcgaacccttgcaagttatgtcctttagccctaactcagttatttttttgtggttaaatctgaccaaatggaccccacatgagggtattttggtcattttactctcatgtggggtccatttggttagatttaaccacaaaaataccctcatgtggggtccatttggtcagatttaaccacaaaaataccctcatgtggggtccatttggttagatttaaccacaaaaattaactgagttagggctaaaggacataacttgcaagggtttgcaaacatggAGTACGTTTTCcagtaattattgaagacaaaggacatagtttgcaataagtgacatacataaaggacgttttttgtaatttactcaaatcAAAATTATTCGAAACAATGTTTTTTAGATATTCATGTGTTTTTTATGTGGAATTTAAAGGGTGCTGGTTTGGAGAATCTCGGGAACACTTGCTTTCTCAATTCAGTACTACAATGTTTAACGTATACCGAGCCTTTAGCTGCATATCTACAAAGTGGAAAGCATCAAGTTACTTGTAAGTATTCGACTTACATTTTAGTCAATAAAATAAACACTCGCCAGTATTTGACTTAGACTGACTTTGATTGACGTATAAAGGTCGAAAATCCGGATTCTGCGCTTTATGTGCTATTCAGAAACACGTCAGTCGGGCATTACAACTATCAGGGAGATCATTGGCACCTAAGGATCTGGTTTCAAATTTGCGTTGTATCCTACAATAAGTTTATGTTTGTTACTTTTTTTTATTAAGTTAAAGATTTCATTTTCTTCATTCTAGAagaccaaaattttggatttggtccctagatTTCCAAAAGTACaaggatggtccttgtggtttgcactttgtaacacatttagtccccaagTTTTGCCAAAAGTACCTAGATGGTCTTTGTAGTTTGCACTTTGTAGTGCATTTAGGATTTTAGTCCCCAAGGTTTACCAAAAGTACATAgatggtccctgtagtttgcactttgtaacgcatttagtccctaacttggacctgttgaaacctttagatttgttagcTAGGGATTAAAtttgttacaaagtgcaaaccacagggatcattcgtgtacttttgaaaagatAGGGACCAAATCCATAAATTTGGTTAACCATATGGAgtagggaccatccatgtacgtTACTCTTTCTTTTATTAAAAATTTTAAGCTCACTGGATTGAATTGTATTTCAGATATTTGAATATTCTTAACGGCATAATTAGGTATATCTAGGACTTTTAGGAATTCAAGGCAGGAGGATGCACATGAATACATGGTAAATTTGTTGGAGTCGATGCACAAATGTTGCTTACCGAATGGAGTGCCGAGCGAATCACAAAGTGCGTACGATAGAAGTTTGGTTCACAAGATATTCGGTGGCCGTCTTCGTAGTCAGGTAATTAATCTACGGTTTTCTGCATTAAAAATACGCTTTGGTGACTTTTGGTCTGTTGTTTACCTGttagtagggctgcaaacgaacacgaacaagaccttgttcgtgttcgtttgttaaggaaatatatatgtttattgttcacgaactgttcatgaacaattACTGAACGAGATTTtctgttcgtgtttgttcattaaggaaatgaacatgtatgtgttcgtttgttaattttaggtaacgaacgtaaacgaacacaaatgaaaacaaacgtaaacgaacacaaatgaaaacaaacgagcacaaacaagcgttcatgaacagaacatATAATACACTGAAACTTATTAAATGTATAATTTATCAGAATTgtagtatttaaataaaatataaaaattaaaaacactagCTATCTAACACAAATGAACATGTCACAGagcgttcacgaacataaatgaacaaacgcgacctctgttcatgttcgttcataaACTAAACGAATGGAATTTCTtattcgtgtttgttcattaattaaacgaacaaacataaatgacCTTCCCGCCGAACTGTTTGCTGAACGTTCGGTTTGTTTGCAGCCTTATCTGTTattatcaaaacataaataagacAAAATTGCCACTTTTAACACGAagtgatcttttttttttttataaaagttatgatATTTAATCACGAATAGAGACATCATTTATGTGTgtttaaattattgaaaaattTAAGGATTTGCTGAAATTTGAATAAACTGTCGATCTTGCAGGTGAAGTGCATGCAATGTAACTATTGTTCCAACAAGTTTGACCCGTTCTTGGACTTAAGTCTCGAAATTTTGAGAGCTGACACTATATACAAGGCGTTTGCGAACTTTACTGCCAAAGAACAGTTAGATGGTGGGGCTAAGCAATATCAGTGTCAGCAGTGCAAGCAAAAAGTCAAAGCTCTCAAACAGCTTACGATTCACAAGCCCCCAAATGTTCTAACCGTTCATCTTAAACGCTTTGGGTCCCACATGTCAGGTCAAAAAATCGACAAGAAAATCCAGTTTGGTCCTACTTTGGACTTGAAACCTTTTGTCACCGGTCCATATGTAAGTTTTTTTATTTCAAccgtaattattattattatatataacatTTAAGGCTGACCTGATCACTGTAGCTAGCGTGTTTTTCTTTTCAAccgtaattattattattattattattattattattattattattattattactactactataTATAACATTTAAGGCTGACCTGATCACTGTAGCTAGCGTGTTTTTCTTTTCAAccgtaattattattattattattattattattattataattattattattattattattactattatataTAACATTTAAGGCTGACCTGATCACTGTAGCTAGCGTCACATTAAGCTATagtgatttgttttttttttaaatttttttaatttttattgtcTTTATGTTTACCTCAACTTTCAGCATTGACACTTATACCCCCTAAGCTTtcataaaactttgtaaaatgatTTTGACCCTCTCGAGTtttacatgcttatttttatgtacgtttaccgttggtctacgttttgacataTTTTTGTTCGGAAATTAGTCGGGTTAAAAATAATTCATTTTCACTAggcggtataaattcgagttactatGTTTCGACGTTGTCGCAACATGCGATGccattctttaacttaaaaaatGCTATTTTCCCGTGTTCTTATTTTTAAGTACATTTCGGTATAATCcaagttggtctacgttttgaggtaaattttgttcggaaacaagtcgggtcaaatatttAACAATATAAATTCAAGTTACTTTAAGTTTTGACACCGCCGCAAtgcgtaacgggtcaaaatactaGTTATCTAAATATTGCATGAAGTAGTCGTAGTATGTGAAGAATAGTGTGTTGAATAATTAGTCTCAAATATTATTAGATAAGTTATATTGTTCAACAAGAAtccaaattttatttttaatttttgacTCATTTTTTCTGTttccatttaagctatttttttGTTTGACCCATTAGAGTTAGAACATGACCAAAATTGACATATAAAATGCCCCCATTACTTTATACTAAAcatatttttatcaaaatttatATACAAAACAATGCAGGATGGGGATTTGAAGTACACGCTTTACGGTGTTTTGGTTCATGCGGGTTGGAGTACACATTCGGGTCACTATTACTGCTTTGTTCGGACTTCTAGTGGCATGTGGTACTCACTTGATGACAATCGGGTACGATGCCGACTTGTCTTACTAAATATAAAAACGATAAATTGTTCCATtttgttatttttctttttttttacacttttatttGAACAGGTCTATCAAGTGAGTGAAAAGAAGGTTTTTGAGCAGAAAGCCTACATGTTATTTTACTTTAAAGATAGAAAAAATATTCCAACAAAAAAGACTACGGATGTTCATCATAAAGATAGGATTGTGATGAACGGTCCACTCAATGGGCCTGGTGCAGCAAGAGAAGCCCAAATGAAAACGGGCTtaagtaatgggtcaaaagagaTCTCAACAAACACCGTTCTTAGTAACGTGTCAATAAATGGTCACACGTCTTCCGTTCCCGTTAGTACACAAAATGGATCTGGTGCACCGAAAGAGGCTGAAATTAAAACGGGTTTGAGTGATGGATCTTTAAATGCCGAAACGGCTTTAGTGACTGGTAACGGCAGAAATGGGTTCACCGCGGTTGCACCAAAAAGGACTCAAACAGACTCCGGTTTATGTAACGGGTCATTAAACGGTCAAAAGTCTTCTGCTGCTGCTGAATCCATTAGTAATGGGTTCAGTACTGTTGCAACGGAAGCGACTCAAAAGAAACAAGCTTCAGTTCCAGAAAGTATCTCAGAGCCCAGTAAAACAGAAGACCATATGAAGGTAAAAAATTTAATAGAAATGGGCGAAACAACTCGTTTTGTACGCGTTTTAGGTTGAGTTGTTCTTAAACCACTTTTTGGTCTGAACTTTTTGAAGTTTCTCTAAACAATTTTTTTCACATTAAACCCTCAAATTTTTTACATGAAACACTATTAATCGTCATCTTTAAGTAAATTGCACATTCACTTCTAATTTTTGGTAATTGACAACTTTGACCCTCCAACCTTTTCTACTTGATAACCTGACACCTCCttttgtttaaattacttttacgacttcACACCGCAACGTGCAACTCATTATTATAGTGTTTTTTATCTATGTCTAACTATGTTAAtgtctaaattacttttacgactttacatcactctctaaattacttttacgactttacatCACTGTCTAAATTACTTTTATGACTTTACACCGCAACGTCCGGGCCATACTCTTTTTTATCTATGTATAATGACGTTAATGTCACGAATGTAACATGTGTACAAAAGAAAAAACGTGTAATGTCACGTGCGCGCACTACACACCAATGCCATCATTGTTACGTGTGTAACGACGAAGTCACAA
The sequence above is drawn from the Helianthus annuus cultivar XRQ/B chromosome 12, HanXRQr2.0-SUNRISE, whole genome shotgun sequence genome and encodes:
- the LOC118484768 gene encoding ubiquitin carboxyl-terminal hydrolase 23-like, with amino-acid sequence MSETMTILNSNNIILTQNPISFNQETPGDDESTEPSAPVDVFPFRRIEFHLARKPFTGFSNGGGDGSFRLETLNPAAASSCVTNVDEQRVGSGRKRDAVEMENGLDPELGFGISFSFRRIGAGLENLGNTCFLNSVLQCLTYTEPLAAYLQSGKHQVTCRKSGFCALCAIQKHVSRALQLSGRSLAPKDLVSNLRCISRTFRNSRQEDAHEYMVNLLESMHKCCLPNGVPSESQSAYDRSLVHKIFGGRLRSQVKCMQCNYCSNKFDPFLDLSLEILRADTIYKAFANFTAKEQLDGGAKQYQCQQCKQKVKALKQLTIHKPPNVLTVHLKRFGSHMSGQKIDKKIQFGPTLDLKPFVTGPYDGDLKYTLYGVLVHAGWSTHSGHYYCFVRTSSGMWYSLDDNRVYQVSEKKVFEQKAYMLFYFKDRKNIPTKKTTDVHHKDRIVMNGPLNGPGAAREAQMKTGLSNGSKEISTNTVLSNVSINGHTSSVPVSTQNGSGAPKEAEIKTGLSDGSLNAETALVTGNGRNGFTAVAPKRTQTDSGLCNGSLNGQKSSAAAESISNGFSTVATEATQKKQASVPESISEPSKTEDHMKEIGGGESSGGNNRGNEKAVGGNTNTMELPDLSKTESSIEKKALVEKTVKTDPSNLPKTESFPEKKALGGKTDKKVKNALKCKIVTMKFSSNVLMGTSLLNKRKKKKHKRNKRVKNLGQENSVNDGPSSSAKTEPQESVKPVKSPAENGLKERVDKDGAVPATSDLNGDSTGSQSHCKESKRLENCSKSSAQKNLVHMLTVGDEGNLPRWDEDASAPFQKFRENKRDLTIGYIGDEWDEEYDRGKRKKVRISKTEFDGKNPFQDIANERLKSRMGKQNLSTRPFTTKNKHNGHFKKSRSGNEPFRIRN